From a single Bacillus gobiensis genomic region:
- a CDS encoding sensor histidine kinase — protein sequence MSRKFFTTWSFSTKIIVPFLLLILIPILFTCLSFYWESNTILKKNVRESTIQITKQTAESLSFILNVGIDTSDFISSDLKIQQAVLQLDERSSYEQGENSQYINSLLNNLVYSNSFVSIGYIFNEKGEGWGSGTFSEARLKKGHFSNQQLVKEAKRKNGELVWQGLQYDRFKGGSANTDLVLPMGRVLKDFETLNNIGIVQVHLDGRSILDTISQLNLGKTGKFFVVDTEGRIMIDSNLDLINKKVDNPELYRHIVSGNAAEFEYDVNGVPYYGVKQLLSNGWIIVGTVPIHEISGQLDRLQSWIFLSPAIFSLIAIGIGLIIAGWVTGPVKKLTQSMQLVQQGRLKVRTPVKSSDEIGFLSMQFNKMLDKIELLMQQVEEEQSEKHHAELRAVIHRVHPHFLYNTLSTLRWLIHSNQNDRASHVLSALNHLLEANMSKSGNMITVEEELDIIRKYLTILELRYEKTFHLDLDVESGTEKFIIPRMLLQPIVENSIFHGIVPKNKDGLIFIRIRLSEGDLKFLIKDDGVGIEKEKLKILNDPEAALKGKIGIGLRHIFDTLRLYYTKDWKWSISSTPDQGTEVCIVLKNVMKSATRISKQGE from the coding sequence ATGTCCAGAAAATTTTTTACAACTTGGAGCTTTTCAACTAAAATAATCGTACCCTTTCTTCTTCTAATTCTCATTCCGATTCTTTTTACTTGTTTGTCTTTCTATTGGGAATCAAATACTATTTTGAAGAAGAACGTAAGGGAGTCCACTATACAAATCACGAAACAGACCGCGGAATCTCTATCTTTTATCTTAAACGTGGGGATAGATACTTCAGATTTCATTAGCAGCGATTTGAAGATTCAACAAGCCGTTTTACAATTGGATGAACGTTCCTCATACGAACAAGGAGAGAATTCCCAATATATAAATAGCTTACTAAACAATTTGGTCTATTCCAATTCCTTTGTCAGTATCGGTTACATTTTTAACGAGAAAGGAGAAGGATGGGGGAGCGGCACCTTTTCTGAAGCCAGGCTTAAGAAAGGGCATTTTTCCAATCAACAGCTTGTAAAGGAAGCCAAACGAAAGAACGGAGAATTGGTTTGGCAGGGGCTTCAGTATGACCGTTTCAAAGGCGGGAGTGCCAATACAGATTTAGTTCTGCCAATGGGTAGGGTTCTAAAGGATTTTGAAACTCTGAATAATATAGGGATCGTACAGGTTCATTTAGATGGCCGCTCGATTTTGGACACGATCAGCCAATTAAATCTGGGTAAAACTGGAAAATTTTTCGTCGTCGATACCGAAGGAAGGATCATGATTGATTCTAATCTCGATTTGATAAATAAAAAAGTGGACAATCCTGAGTTATATCGACATATTGTGTCTGGGAATGCAGCAGAATTCGAATATGACGTTAATGGCGTTCCTTATTACGGTGTAAAGCAGTTATTAAGCAATGGCTGGATAATTGTTGGTACGGTCCCGATTCATGAAATCAGCGGTCAGTTGGACAGGCTGCAATCTTGGATATTTCTTTCTCCGGCTATTTTCTCGCTGATAGCTATCGGTATCGGACTTATTATTGCCGGTTGGGTCACGGGCCCAGTAAAAAAACTAACCCAGAGTATGCAGCTTGTACAGCAAGGGAGACTAAAAGTTAGAACGCCCGTCAAATCATCAGATGAAATTGGTTTTTTAAGTATGCAATTTAATAAAATGCTTGATAAAATCGAACTTTTAATGCAACAGGTAGAGGAAGAACAGAGTGAGAAGCATCATGCGGAGCTTCGTGCTGTCATTCATAGAGTACATCCTCATTTTTTATATAACACACTCAGCACACTCCGCTGGCTTATTCATTCGAATCAAAACGATCGTGCTTCTCATGTTTTATCGGCACTTAACCACTTGTTAGAGGCAAATATGAGCAAAAGCGGAAACATGATAACCGTTGAAGAAGAACTGGACATTATTCGGAAGTATTTGACGATATTAGAGCTTCGTTACGAAAAAACATTCCACTTGGATTTAGATGTTGAATCGGGTACAGAGAAATTCATCATTCCCCGAATGCTGTTGCAGCCTATTGTGGAAAATTCCATATTTCATGGCATTGTGCCGAAAAATAAGGACGGCCTAATTTTTATACGAATTCGTCTAAGTGAAGGTGACTTGAAATTTCTTATCAAGGATGACGGCGTAGGTATTGAAAAAGAGAAGCTGAAGATATTAAACGATCCGGAGGCCGCCTTAAAGGGAAAAATCGGAATTGGGCTCCGCCATATCTTTGATACGCTGAGGCTTTATTATACAAAAGATTGGAAATGGTCGATCTCAAGTACACCAGATCAAGGAACAGAAGTATGTATTGTATTGAAAAACGTTATGAAATCTGCTACTAGAATTAGCAAACAGGGGGAATAA
- a CDS encoding response regulator transcription factor: MYRVLIVDDEPAIRKGIASIIDWEKEGMQAEDHYANGKEAMDALDRSPCDILITDIKMPIIDGIELMEQALKRYPSIKVIMISNYSDFEYVKEGMRLGAVDYLLKLTLKQEDLLSVLRRCISMLEKEQKLEREMNDYQEGAIYLERKKVEHEIKRLIVQERSPELPMIWAPHWLEKTYDCIYLMLDHAEEWRENQGYLYVNVLLEDLQEDFYNKIDTGMALIVSETGMFLILPDNNGESEQELLQWKDSVEKQWNISTSIGLVRKKGKECIIQGYMQSKSACHRRFFEGLGKLYIMDGAKKEAEIKDAEIDSENVLTSFYELIRNGDPVSSAIEIVLKRWNSGDLNPEQVQQEACSLLKGVYDLYEDSGILLSEQHDQLKRTETLEQLVSLLIFHLEEITKPFIPKLPNNGQDGQLITKALEYIAANYRENLTLQSVAEYVHLSRSYFSLFFKKHTGRNFIDYLIDLRIREAKRQLTQNDSRIYDVAKAAGFKDVKYFSKVFKKVAGSTPHEYREKHHKKRMSID; encoded by the coding sequence ATGTATCGAGTTCTTATTGTAGATGACGAGCCTGCCATTCGAAAAGGGATAGCTTCCATTATTGATTGGGAAAAGGAAGGTATGCAAGCTGAAGACCATTACGCTAATGGAAAGGAAGCAATGGATGCTTTGGATAGAAGCCCCTGTGATATTCTCATCACCGACATTAAAATGCCGATAATTGACGGGATTGAACTTATGGAGCAAGCATTAAAACGCTATCCTTCGATAAAAGTAATCATGATCAGCAACTACAGCGATTTTGAATACGTCAAAGAAGGGATGAGACTTGGGGCTGTCGATTATTTATTGAAGCTAACCTTGAAACAAGAAGATCTTCTTTCTGTCCTTCGGAGATGTATTTCCATGCTTGAGAAAGAACAGAAATTAGAACGTGAGATGAATGATTATCAAGAGGGAGCAATCTATCTGGAACGAAAAAAGGTAGAGCATGAAATCAAAAGATTGATCGTTCAGGAACGTAGTCCTGAATTGCCAATGATCTGGGCACCACATTGGTTGGAAAAAACATATGACTGTATTTATCTTATGTTGGATCATGCCGAAGAATGGAGAGAAAATCAAGGATATCTTTATGTGAATGTCCTGTTAGAGGATTTGCAAGAAGATTTCTATAATAAGATAGATACAGGTATGGCACTGATAGTATCTGAAACGGGCATGTTTTTAATTCTCCCTGATAACAATGGTGAATCTGAGCAAGAGCTTCTTCAGTGGAAGGATTCAGTGGAAAAACAGTGGAACATTTCAACTTCAATCGGTCTTGTGAGGAAGAAAGGAAAGGAATGCATTATCCAAGGATACATGCAAAGCAAATCAGCCTGCCACAGACGTTTTTTCGAAGGGCTGGGTAAGCTATATATTATGGATGGTGCAAAAAAAGAGGCTGAAATCAAGGATGCTGAAATAGATAGTGAAAATGTTTTAACATCTTTCTATGAATTGATTCGTAATGGCGATCCGGTTTCATCCGCTATTGAAATTGTACTCAAACGGTGGAATAGCGGGGATCTGAATCCGGAACAAGTACAACAAGAAGCATGCAGCCTGCTTAAGGGAGTATATGATCTGTATGAGGATTCGGGCATTCTGCTTTCTGAACAACATGATCAACTCAAACGAACAGAGACATTGGAACAACTCGTATCCCTTCTAATTTTTCACTTGGAAGAAATTACGAAGCCTTTTATTCCGAAATTGCCTAATAACGGCCAAGATGGGCAATTAATCACGAAGGCGCTCGAATATATTGCCGCTAATTATCGAGAGAATTTAACGCTTCAGAGTGTAGCCGAGTATGTTCATCTAAGTAGAAGTTATTTCAGCCTCTTTTTCAAAAAACACACCGGACGAAACTTTATTGATTATTTAATTGATCTGCGGATAAGGGAAGCCAAGCGGCAATTGACGCAAAATGATAGCCGGATTTACGATGTAGCCAAGGCCGCAGGTTTTAAAGACGTTAAATATTTCAGTAAGGTGTTCAAGAAAGTAGCTGGATCTACTCCTCATGAATACAGGGAAAAGCACCATAAAAAACGAATGTCTATCGATTAA
- a CDS encoding extracellular solute-binding protein, giving the protein MALKWISIFLIIGLIAGCGNQSVISNPKEVEKLHKNQKTSITFWHTYNDKETDLLEQNIIPAFEKAHPNIHVESINLASNSELNNILVAQTSSKRGPDVARLDVGLIAEFSNKELLEPLSELPDFKSIRQRFQPEAMETGYYKGDYYSIPLNLYTKAAIFNQELLKDAGYSTPPSTMDDVLKIARKHNYTIGLGGLDTWDTIPYIESLGGVISDEKFSKTSGYLNSERTIQAVEQLKSLNKEHVINIPEYSDVNLDQIENWDELMNGKMLMVDEGPWFYYNLQSEEELNRALKLTVPAPFPHNEGPANVIGGENLVMMKGTKHRLEAWTFLKWMTEKETQLTMTKSGLIPTNKAAVDTFTSMQDSYHFPYSETADQAFSWPPVKNWSKIEEVYTYYLSEIFKGKLSVKEGLDRAAAEIDKLLADSDSR; this is encoded by the coding sequence ATGGCCCTCAAGTGGATATCGATTTTTCTGATCATAGGATTAATTGCCGGCTGCGGAAACCAGTCAGTGATCTCTAATCCAAAAGAGGTTGAAAAGCTTCATAAGAACCAAAAAACGTCCATTACGTTTTGGCACACATATAACGACAAAGAAACCGATCTGCTTGAACAGAATATCATTCCAGCTTTTGAAAAGGCACATCCGAACATTCACGTAGAGTCGATTAATTTAGCTTCAAATTCAGAATTAAATAACATCCTGGTGGCCCAAACATCTTCAAAGCGCGGTCCGGATGTTGCCAGGCTAGATGTAGGCTTGATTGCCGAATTTTCAAATAAAGAGCTTCTTGAACCTTTATCAGAGCTGCCGGATTTCAAAAGTATACGCCAAAGGTTTCAACCTGAAGCAATGGAAACAGGCTATTATAAAGGTGACTATTACTCCATTCCGCTTAACTTATATACGAAGGCGGCTATCTTTAACCAAGAGTTATTAAAAGATGCAGGATATTCTACACCTCCAAGTACAATGGATGACGTATTAAAGATTGCCCGCAAGCATAACTATACAATTGGTCTCGGAGGGTTGGATACTTGGGACACAATACCATATATTGAAAGTCTTGGCGGGGTTATTTCAGACGAGAAGTTCAGTAAGACTTCCGGTTATTTGAACAGTGAAAGAACAATTCAAGCGGTAGAGCAACTGAAATCACTTAACAAGGAACATGTTATTAATATTCCTGAATATTCCGACGTAAATTTGGATCAAATTGAAAATTGGGACGAGCTTATGAACGGAAAAATGTTGATGGTTGATGAAGGTCCCTGGTTTTACTACAATTTACAAAGTGAAGAGGAATTGAATCGAGCCTTGAAACTGACCGTTCCTGCACCCTTTCCACATAATGAAGGACCTGCTAACGTCATTGGCGGCGAAAATTTAGTTATGATGAAGGGGACCAAACACAGATTAGAAGCTTGGACCTTTTTAAAATGGATGACAGAAAAAGAAACGCAGCTCACCATGACGAAAAGCGGATTAATACCAACGAATAAGGCGGCAGTCGATACATTTACATCAATGCAGGATTCTTATCACTTTCCTTATTCAGAAACTGCTGATCAGGCCTTCTCGTGGCCTCCGGTCAAGAACTGGAGCAAAATCGAAGAAGTATACACATACTACTTAAGTGAAATATTCAAAGGGAAATTATCCGTCAAGGAAGGTTTGGATCGTGCTGCGGCTGAAATAGACAAATTGTTAGCAGATTCTGATTCAAGATAG
- the zupT gene encoding zinc transporter ZupT, which translates to MAENLIVAFLLTLIAGLATGIGSVLAFLTSTTNTKFLSLTLGFSAGVMIYVSMIEIFVKAKDALVSSMGVQLGNWLTVAGFFGGMLLIAMIDKFIPKQGNPHELKKVEDMEKPEKSVVRDPELLKMGTFTALAIAIHNFPEGIATFTSALQDPGLGIAIAFAIAIHNIPEGIAVSVPVYFATGDRKKAFKLSFLSGLSEPIGALLAFLILMPFLNDLMFGLIFSSVAGIMVFISLDELLPAAKRYDEAHMSIYGLIGGMAVMALSLLLFI; encoded by the coding sequence ATGGCAGAAAATTTGATTGTCGCATTTTTATTAACATTAATCGCTGGCCTTGCGACGGGTATCGGAAGTGTTCTTGCGTTTCTAACATCCACCACAAACACAAAATTTCTATCACTAACTCTTGGATTTTCTGCTGGGGTCATGATTTATGTATCAATGATTGAAATTTTTGTGAAAGCAAAGGATGCGCTTGTATCATCAATGGGGGTTCAATTAGGAAATTGGCTGACAGTGGCTGGTTTTTTTGGCGGAATGCTTTTGATTGCTATGATTGACAAATTTATTCCTAAGCAGGGAAATCCGCATGAGCTGAAAAAAGTGGAGGATATGGAAAAGCCGGAAAAATCGGTAGTGAGAGATCCTGAGCTATTGAAAATGGGGACATTCACCGCGCTCGCAATTGCTATCCATAACTTTCCTGAAGGGATAGCTACTTTTACATCTGCTCTTCAAGATCCGGGGCTCGGCATCGCAATTGCATTTGCAATCGCGATTCATAACATTCCGGAGGGAATTGCCGTATCAGTCCCTGTTTACTTTGCCACAGGTGATAGAAAGAAGGCATTCAAGCTGTCGTTCTTGTCTGGATTGTCGGAACCAATTGGCGCGCTCCTTGCTTTCTTGATATTAATGCCTTTTCTAAATGACTTAATGTTTGGTTTAATCTTTTCTTCTGTTGCAGGCATAATGGTTTTTATATCCCTTGATGAATTGCTTCCGGCTGCTAAACGATATGATGAGGCTCATATGTCAATTTACGGATTGATTGGCGGAATGGCAGTGATGGCACTTAGCTTATTGTTATTTATTTAA
- a CDS encoding anti-repressor SinI family protein, with protein MSKEGQLHLDEEWIELIREALEAGISSQEIREFLIIRSSLPGIS; from the coding sequence GTGAGTAAAGAAGGACAATTGCATTTGGATGAAGAATGGATAGAATTAATACGTGAAGCCTTAGAGGCAGGAATATCCTCTCAGGAAATCAGAGAGTTTTTAATTATACGTTCTTCTTTGCCAGGTATAAGCTAA
- a CDS encoding esterase/lipase family protein → MTTHPSSALLKLSVILFLFLLFVSNPAFLRAKPTVDKNPIIFVHGYGGSGSSFATLQSYLIDQGWNKDDLYTVNFTDHFGSNVRNAAELSYHIEMVKKRTGKSKIDLIAHSMGGLSVRYYLEHMNTHDSIDHVITLGSPHHGIPGDRFKGTDGGNEMAPTSTFLAQLNKNDETPDGSNRDHIIRYTSIYSKGDKVVPYLSSPLKGANNIQVSKPSHVGILSDSLVMSYVAEALR, encoded by the coding sequence ATGACAACACATCCATCTTCAGCATTATTGAAGCTGTCCGTTATTTTATTCCTTTTTCTATTATTTGTATCTAATCCTGCTTTTTTGAGGGCAAAACCTACCGTGGACAAAAATCCGATCATTTTTGTTCATGGCTATGGAGGATCCGGTTCCAGCTTTGCCACGCTTCAATCATATTTGATCGATCAAGGCTGGAATAAGGATGATTTATATACGGTCAATTTCACAGACCATTTTGGAAGCAATGTAAGAAACGCGGCCGAGCTCTCCTATCATATTGAGATGGTAAAAAAACGGACGGGAAAATCCAAGATTGATCTTATTGCTCACAGTATGGGCGGGCTGAGTGTCCGCTACTATCTTGAGCATATGAATACGCACGATTCGATTGATCATGTTATTACCTTAGGCTCTCCTCATCACGGGATCCCAGGTGACAGATTCAAAGGCACAGACGGCGGAAATGAAATGGCTCCAACCAGCACGTTTTTGGCGCAATTAAATAAAAATGATGAAACTCCTGATGGATCAAATCGTGATCATATCATAAGATATACGTCCATTTATAGCAAAGGAGACAAAGTCGTTCCTTATCTTTCTTCCCCGCTTAAAGGAGCGAATAACATACAAGTTTCGAAACCCAGCCATGTTGGAATACTGTCAGACTCGCTCGTGATGTCTTACGTAGCAGAAGCCCTAAGATAG
- a CDS encoding inorganic phosphate transporter: MDILFVLTILIVIFALAFDFINGFHDTANAIATSVSTKALKPRHAIILAAVMNFVGAMTFTGVAKTITSDIADPFKLENGSVVILAALIAAITWNLLTWYYGIPSSSSHAIIGAIAGAVIASAGFAAINFKGFLKILQALLFSPILAFVMGFIVYSIVKVIFRNSNLAKTNQRFRHIQIVTAALQSYTHGTNDAQKAMGIITMALIAGNLHSSTDIPYWVQVSCAIAMGLGTSVGGWKIIKTVGAKIMKIRPVNGVSADLTGAAIIFGATFIHLPVSTTHVISSSILGVGASHRVKGVNWGTAKRMLITWVITLPISGTLGAIAYYILNIFF; the protein is encoded by the coding sequence ATGGATATTCTTTTTGTTTTAACCATACTTATAGTAATTTTCGCTTTAGCTTTTGATTTTATCAACGGTTTTCATGATACAGCAAACGCGATTGCCACATCTGTCTCAACAAAGGCGTTAAAGCCCCGCCATGCGATTATATTGGCTGCAGTCATGAATTTCGTCGGCGCGATGACCTTTACAGGTGTTGCAAAAACGATAACGAGTGATATTGCGGATCCTTTCAAGCTTGAAAATGGATCAGTTGTCATTCTGGCGGCTCTTATTGCTGCTATCACATGGAACCTTTTAACATGGTACTACGGAATACCAAGCAGCTCATCACATGCCATTATTGGTGCGATTGCAGGTGCAGTCATTGCTTCAGCAGGATTTGCAGCAATTAACTTTAAAGGGTTTCTTAAAATTTTACAGGCCTTGCTCTTTTCACCTATCCTTGCTTTTGTTATGGGATTTATCGTCTACAGCATTGTTAAGGTGATATTCAGAAACAGCAATCTGGCAAAAACAAACCAACGATTTCGCCATATTCAAATCGTTACAGCTGCTTTGCAATCATATACGCACGGCACTAATGATGCACAAAAAGCAATGGGGATCATTACGATGGCATTGATCGCAGGGAATCTTCACAGCTCAACCGATATTCCCTATTGGGTTCAAGTGTCCTGTGCTATCGCCATGGGGCTCGGTACGTCTGTTGGGGGTTGGAAAATCATTAAAACCGTCGGAGCAAAAATTATGAAAATTCGCCCGGTAAATGGGGTTTCCGCCGACTTAACCGGCGCTGCAATTATTTTCGGCGCAACCTTTATCCACCTCCCTGTGAGTACGACACACGTTATTTCTTCTTCTATATTGGGAGTTGGAGCGTCTCACCGGGTAAAAGGCGTAAACTGGGGCACTGCAAAACGGATGCTGATTACGTGGGTGATTACATTGCCGATTAGCGGAACGCTTGGAGCAATTGCTTATTATATCTTAAATATCTTTTTCTAA
- a CDS encoding DUF47 domain-containing protein, which translates to MIKRKKDKFSLLLMEMAKILDETAEYFVNYKVTNLTTLKEFADTLKEYETKGDNQVHIIIKELNQAFITPIEREDILQLTNSLDDVLDGIENFSAQMEIYSITSSDEHIDKFSSNIRECTKEILITMDLLSNNRLKDIREHAIKIKEHEHNCDNLFRKSLKNLFAKETNPIKVIQYKEIYETLEEIADSCQSVANNLETIIMKNA; encoded by the coding sequence ATGATAAAAAGAAAAAAAGATAAATTTTCATTGCTCTTAATGGAAATGGCAAAAATTCTTGATGAGACAGCGGAATACTTTGTTAACTATAAAGTAACCAATCTTACCACACTGAAAGAATTTGCTGATACTTTAAAGGAGTATGAAACGAAAGGCGACAATCAAGTTCACATTATCATTAAAGAATTAAACCAAGCATTCATTACACCGATTGAAAGAGAAGATATTCTTCAGCTGACAAATAGTTTAGATGATGTATTGGATGGAATCGAGAATTTTTCCGCTCAAATGGAAATTTATTCGATTACTTCATCTGACGAACATATTGATAAATTCTCAAGTAATATCCGAGAGTGCACGAAAGAAATCTTAATTACAATGGATCTGCTTTCGAATAACCGCCTAAAAGACATCCGAGAGCATGCGATCAAAATTAAAGAACACGAACATAACTGTGACAATCTATTTAGAAAATCGCTAAAAAATCTATTTGCTAAAGAAACAAATCCAATCAAAGTCATTCAATACAAAGAAATCTATGAAACGCTTGAGGAAATTGCTGATTCCTGCCAAAGCGTTGCAAATAACCTTGAAACCATCATTATGAAGAATGCGTAG